Proteins encoded by one window of Nocardia goodfellowii:
- a CDS encoding DoxX family protein gives MGAVLMERDDSAEVGAPARAPGAPWHPLARLGFRFCVAYFGLFCAIFAQILFVFAGIAVSVLPDDAVQWQMKKVAPLADWVGEHVFGVEALLYESGSGDQTVIWVMVFCMLVLAAVITAVWTLLDRRRTEYRTLGTWFVTFIRLCVAGQLLWYGWAKLVPNQMSYPTLTTLLQPYGNLTKIDVLWNQVGVSPVYQMLLGAAEVLAGLLLFLPRTATLGGMIGLVSMLQVFLLNMTYDVPVKILSFHLVLMSLIVLAPQTRRILNFLVLQRVTEPATQRPLFGSRRANRIAAAFQVVLGLWVTTACLYDAHRAWYEWGYGAPKPELYGIWNVTEFTRDGQPLPPLTTDENRWQRLVVDRGFITRQEMDGTLVKSMGEVDGAARTITLAAPAQSPDAAPAPFAELTFDRTAPDRLTLQGTVDGHPVTITLQQQDIDGFRLRGPGFHWVQNTPSFS, from the coding sequence CTATTTCGGCCTGTTCTGCGCGATCTTCGCGCAGATCCTGTTCGTCTTCGCCGGTATCGCGGTCTCCGTGCTGCCCGACGACGCGGTGCAGTGGCAGATGAAAAAGGTTGCCCCGCTGGCGGACTGGGTCGGCGAGCACGTCTTCGGGGTCGAGGCGCTGCTGTACGAGAGCGGCAGCGGCGACCAGACGGTGATCTGGGTGATGGTCTTCTGCATGCTGGTGCTCGCCGCGGTGATCACCGCGGTCTGGACGCTGCTGGACCGGCGGCGCACGGAATACCGCACGCTGGGCACCTGGTTCGTGACTTTCATCCGGCTGTGCGTGGCGGGACAGCTGCTGTGGTACGGCTGGGCGAAACTCGTGCCCAATCAGATGTCGTATCCCACGCTGACCACGCTGTTGCAGCCGTACGGCAACCTGACCAAGATCGATGTGCTGTGGAACCAGGTCGGCGTTTCGCCGGTCTACCAAATGCTGCTGGGTGCCGCCGAGGTGCTGGCGGGATTGCTGCTGTTCCTGCCGCGCACCGCGACGCTGGGCGGGATGATCGGCCTGGTCAGCATGCTGCAGGTCTTCCTGCTGAACATGACCTACGACGTGCCCGTGAAGATCCTGTCGTTCCACCTGGTGCTGATGTCGTTGATCGTGCTCGCGCCGCAAACCCGGCGGATCCTGAACTTCCTTGTGCTGCAGCGTGTTACCGAGCCCGCGACGCAACGCCCGTTGTTCGGCAGCCGCCGGGCGAACCGGATCGCCGCCGCCTTCCAGGTGGTCCTCGGGCTGTGGGTGACGACGGCCTGCCTGTACGACGCGCACCGGGCTTGGTACGAATGGGGCTACGGCGCACCGAAACCCGAGCTGTACGGAATCTGGAACGTCACCGAGTTCACCCGCGACGGCCAGCCACTGCCGCCGCTGACCACCGACGAGAACCGCTGGCAGCGACTGGTCGTCGATCGGGGCTTCATCACCCGTCAGGAAATGGACGGCACCCTGGTCAAGTCCATGGGTGAGGTGGATGGGGCGGCCCGCACCATCACCCTGGCCGCACCGGCCCAGTCGCCCGACGCCGCGCCCGCTCCGTTCGCCGAACTCACCTTCGACCGGACCGCGCCCGATCGGCTGACCTTGCAGGGCACCGTCGACGGCCACCCGGTCACCATCACCCTCCAGCAGCAGGATATCGACGGCTTCCGCCTGCGCGGTCCCGGTTTCCACTGGGTCCAGAACACGCCGTCGTTCAGCTGA
- a CDS encoding DoxX family protein — protein MGPVGVAAREGETVPIDSGGPAPWHPLVRLGFRFCFVYFLLFGLVFTQILFLFAGSVTDFLSEESVLWQLPWLTAGPKWVGRNVFGVDVSLRMSQSGDQAYIWVLVCCLLVLAAAFALAWTLFARRTEYAGLGAWFVFGARICLGTQLLWYGIAKLVPNQMPYPPLTTLLEPFGDFTRMEVLWNQIGIAPAYQMLLGAAEVLAAVLLLVSRTATLGGVLALMSLAQVFVLNLTYDVPVKLFSLHLLLLAVVVLTPQARTLANIFVLQRPSGPAGQPPLSGRVVKALPLVLGLLASTTCVRDAWQCWHEWGYGATKPELYGIWDVTEFSVHGRALPPLTTDEIRWQRLIVDISGLAYQRMNDTLVPVRGAVDAGQGVIEVTGVAAFAYHRPAPEQLVLRGDLDGQPVTVSLIRHDLADFRVRGPGFHWIQESLPRD, from the coding sequence GTGGGTCCGGTCGGCGTTGCGGCGCGCGAGGGGGAGACCGTTCCCATCGACTCCGGCGGACCCGCACCGTGGCATCCACTGGTGCGGCTCGGGTTCCGGTTCTGTTTTGTCTATTTCCTGCTCTTCGGCCTGGTCTTCACGCAGATCCTGTTCCTGTTCGCGGGGTCTGTCACCGACTTCCTGTCCGAGGAATCGGTGCTGTGGCAGCTCCCTTGGCTGACGGCGGGCCCGAAGTGGGTGGGCCGGAACGTCTTCGGCGTGGATGTGTCGCTGCGGATGAGTCAGAGCGGTGATCAGGCCTATATCTGGGTGCTGGTCTGCTGTCTGCTGGTGCTCGCCGCGGCTTTCGCCCTCGCCTGGACCCTGTTCGCTCGCCGCACCGAATACGCCGGGCTCGGCGCGTGGTTCGTGTTCGGGGCCCGAATCTGCCTGGGCACGCAGCTGCTCTGGTACGGGATCGCGAAACTCGTCCCGAACCAGATGCCGTACCCGCCGCTGACCACGCTGCTGGAGCCGTTCGGCGACTTCACCAGGATGGAGGTGCTGTGGAATCAGATCGGGATCGCACCGGCCTATCAGATGCTGCTCGGCGCGGCCGAAGTGCTCGCCGCCGTGCTGCTTCTGGTGTCCCGCACCGCGACGCTGGGCGGTGTGCTGGCGCTGATGTCACTGGCTCAGGTGTTCGTGCTGAACCTGACCTACGACGTGCCGGTGAAGCTGTTCTCGTTGCATCTGCTGCTGCTGGCCGTGGTGGTGCTGACGCCGCAGGCTCGCACACTGGCGAATATCTTTGTGCTGCAACGTCCTTCCGGTCCCGCCGGGCAGCCGCCACTGTCCGGCCGCGTTGTCAAGGCGCTGCCGCTGGTTCTCGGTCTGCTGGCGAGCACCACCTGTGTCCGCGACGCGTGGCAGTGCTGGCACGAATGGGGTTACGGCGCAACGAAGCCGGAGCTGTACGGGATCTGGGATGTCACGGAATTCAGCGTGCACGGACGCGCCTTGCCGCCGTTGACCACGGACGAAATCCGTTGGCAGCGGCTGATAGTCGATATCTCCGGCTTGGCATATCAACGCATGAACGACACGCTGGTGCCTGTGCGGGGTGCGGTGGACGCCGGTCAGGGTGTCATCGAAGTGACCGGGGTCGCCGCCTTCGCCTATCACCGACCGGCTCCCGAGCAACTGGTTCTGCGGGGAGACCTGGACGGCCAACCAGTCACTGTGTCACTGATCCGGCACGACCTGGCGGATTTCCGCGTCCGCGGCCCCGGGTTCCATTGGATACAGGAATCCCTGCCGCGCGATTGA
- the cobA gene encoding uroporphyrinogen-III C-methyltransferase: protein MSNTSANTDEHAETTLDGDPNYLVGLDLNGRRVVVVGGGSVAQRRLGLLIASGADVHVISRTVTPAVEGMVTSGQITVTLRAYEDGDLDGAWYAIACTDEPDTNAAIVAEATSRRVFCVRADTARLGTAVTPATARYDGLSLGVLAGGQHRRSAAIRNALLEALQSGVVTDDSAPVAAGVALVGGGPGDPDLITVRGRRLLARADLVVADRLAPPELLAELGPDVEVVDAAKIPYGRAMAQEAINAALIEGAKAGKFVVRLKGGDPYVFGRGFEELEACVEAGIPVTVVPGITSPISVPAAAGIPVTHRGVTHEFVVVSGHVAPDHPDSLVDWPALARLRGTLVLMMAVERIDKFATVLLAGGRPADTPATVIQEGTLRTQRVLRADLSTVAARVRDEGIRPPAIVVIGPTAGFSADQN, encoded by the coding sequence GTGTCGAACACGTCAGCCAACACCGATGAGCATGCGGAAACCACCCTGGACGGGGATCCGAACTACCTGGTCGGCCTCGATCTGAACGGTCGGCGCGTGGTGGTCGTCGGCGGTGGCTCGGTGGCGCAGCGCCGTCTCGGCCTGCTGATCGCCTCCGGCGCCGACGTGCACGTCATCAGCCGCACCGTCACCCCCGCCGTCGAGGGCATGGTTACCTCCGGGCAGATCACCGTCACCCTGCGCGCCTACGAAGACGGCGATCTCGACGGGGCCTGGTACGCCATCGCCTGCACCGACGAACCGGACACCAACGCCGCCATCGTCGCCGAAGCCACCAGCCGCCGCGTCTTCTGCGTGCGCGCCGACACCGCCCGCCTCGGCACCGCCGTCACCCCCGCCACCGCCCGCTACGACGGCCTCAGCCTCGGCGTGCTGGCCGGCGGTCAGCACCGCCGCTCCGCCGCGATCCGGAACGCGCTGCTGGAGGCGCTGCAATCCGGTGTGGTGACCGATGATTCGGCTCCCGTCGCCGCGGGCGTCGCCCTCGTCGGCGGCGGCCCCGGCGACCCCGACCTGATCACCGTCCGCGGCCGCCGCCTGCTGGCCCGCGCCGACCTCGTCGTCGCCGACCGCCTGGCCCCGCCGGAACTGCTCGCCGAACTCGGACCCGACGTCGAAGTCGTCGACGCCGCGAAGATTCCGTACGGCCGCGCCATGGCGCAGGAAGCCATCAATGCCGCCCTGATCGAGGGCGCGAAGGCCGGCAAGTTCGTCGTCCGCTTGAAGGGCGGCGACCCCTATGTCTTCGGCCGCGGCTTCGAAGAACTCGAGGCCTGCGTCGAAGCGGGCATCCCGGTCACGGTCGTGCCGGGCATCACCAGCCCCATCTCGGTCCCCGCGGCCGCCGGTATCCCGGTCACCCATCGCGGCGTCACCCACGAATTCGTCGTAGTCAGCGGCCACGTCGCCCCGGACCACCCGGATTCCCTGGTGGACTGGCCCGCCCTGGCCCGCCTGCGCGGCACCCTCGTCCTGATGATGGCCGTCGAGCGGATCGACAAATTCGCCACCGTGCTCCTGGCAGGCGGCCGCCCCGCCGACACCCCGGCCACGGTCATCCAGGAGGGCACCCTCCGCACCCAGCGCGTCCTGCGCGCCGACCTCTCCACCGTCGCCGCCCGAGTCCGCGACGAGGGCATCCGCCCCCCAGCCATCGTCGTCATCGGCCCCACCGCGGGCTTCTCCGCCGACCAGAACTGA